From Atribacteraceae bacterium, the proteins below share one genomic window:
- a CDS encoding thiamine pyrophosphate-dependent enzyme — MNNAFDNHAKTAWCPGCGNFGILDALKEALEQLALSPRQVVLVSGIGQAAKIPHYLNSNVFNGLHGRSLPVAFAVKSVNPGLTVIAESGDGCMYGEGGNHLLHAIRRNPDITVLVHDNQVYGLTKGQASPTSEDGFVTKTQPQGSLSKAFNPMSFAISQNTGFVARGFSGDKEGLIKILREAILWKGLSLVDILQPCVTFNTVNTFGWYKKRVYTLDGHYDSTNRIGAFEKSLEWGERIPLGVIYRHEHPTFQDKIRDTFGVDNLVYQGRDSHLVLANEWSRFR, encoded by the coding sequence ACAACGCTTTCGATAACCACGCAAAAACGGCCTGGTGTCCGGGATGTGGAAATTTCGGCATTCTGGATGCCCTGAAAGAAGCCTTGGAACAGCTCGCTCTCAGTCCCCGTCAGGTAGTCCTCGTTTCTGGGATAGGCCAGGCGGCAAAAATCCCGCATTATCTCAACAGCAACGTATTCAATGGTTTGCATGGACGAAGCCTGCCCGTCGCCTTTGCTGTAAAATCCGTTAATCCGGGTTTAACAGTCATTGCCGAATCGGGTGATGGGTGTATGTACGGCGAGGGAGGCAATCACCTCCTACATGCGATCCGGCGCAATCCGGATATCACTGTGCTGGTTCATGACAATCAGGTTTACGGTTTGACCAAAGGACAGGCCTCGCCGACGTCCGAAGACGGTTTCGTAACCAAAACGCAGCCGCAGGGAAGCCTTTCGAAGGCGTTTAATCCTATGAGTTTTGCTATTTCGCAGAATACTGGTTTTGTAGCCCGGGGGTTTTCCGGAGACAAGGAGGGGCTTATCAAAATTCTCCGGGAAGCGATACTATGGAAAGGACTGTCGCTGGTCGATATTCTCCAGCCTTGTGTCACGTTTAACACGGTGAATACTTTCGGGTGGTATAAAAAAAGGGTCTATACCTTGGATGGCCACTATGACTCAACCAATCGGATCGGCGCTTTCGAGAAATCACTGGAATGGGGTGAACGAATTCCCCTGGGCGTTATCTACCGGCACGAACACCCGACGTTTCAGGACAAAATACGCGATACCTTTGGGGTGGACAATCTGGTATACCAGGGAAGGGATAGCCACCTGGTACTCGCAAACGAATGGTCTCGTTTTCGGTAG
- a CDS encoding universal stress protein: MLNITHILVPTDFSPFSDLAIQQASFFAAHFGAKITMLHVLTMAEVNALTAQPGNPWENVVGQIQNTMREQYIQATYEMAKEISEPVLEVAVGEPAEEITRYAGENKVDHLILGTHGRTGLASLFLGSVTIEVIKLTCIPITVVKCPEFMK; this comes from the coding sequence ATGTTGAACATTACTCATATCCTTGTACCAACCGACTTTTCACCTTTTTCCGATCTGGCAATCCAACAAGCCTCTTTTTTTGCCGCACACTTCGGAGCAAAAATAACCATGCTTCACGTGTTAACCATGGCCGAGGTCAATGCCTTGACCGCACAACCGGGAAATCCCTGGGAAAACGTAGTCGGACAGATTCAAAACACCATGCGGGAACAATATATCCAAGCCACGTATGAGATGGCGAAAGAAATCAGTGAACCAGTCCTGGAAGTTGCAGTCGGTGAGCCAGCAGAGGAAATAACACGGTATGCCGGAGAAAACAAGGTCGATCATCTTATCCTGGGAACTCACGGCCGAACCGGCTTGGCCAGCCTCTTCCTGGGAAGTGTGACCATCGAAGTGATAAAGTTGACCTGTATCCCCATCACCGTGGTCAAGTGTCCGGAATTTATGAAGTGA
- a CDS encoding zinc ribbon domain-containing protein → MGMVVAGLKQLRKKVGLRWRIAAFHRERNRMLVDLGQRTFSIYQKGELQHETLRNDCREIESLGQELEAMEYELINLQPGGASLTCFACGEIMGYGSRFCPQCGEKVTGSSVCSQCYKSLQKSNRFCPQCGTPVDKDEEAE, encoded by the coding sequence ATGGGTATGGTAGTGGCAGGTCTCAAACAATTAAGGAAAAAAGTGGGATTGCGCTGGCGAATAGCCGCTTTCCATCGAGAAAGAAACCGGATGCTTGTTGATTTGGGACAAAGGACGTTTTCGATTTACCAGAAGGGTGAATTGCAGCACGAAACCCTCCGGAATGATTGCCGGGAGATCGAATCTTTGGGGCAGGAGCTGGAAGCAATGGAATATGAACTGATCAATCTTCAGCCCGGAGGGGCTTCACTGACCTGTTTTGCCTGTGGAGAGATTATGGGCTATGGCAGCCGCTTCTGTCCGCAGTGCGGTGAAAAAGTGACCGGAAGCTCTGTCTGCTCGCAATGCTATAAATCACTTCAGAAATCAAACCGCTTCTGTCCACAGTGCGGGACTCCGGTGGATAAAGATGAAGAGGCTGAATGA